One genomic segment of Arachis duranensis cultivar V14167 chromosome 4, aradu.V14167.gnm2.J7QH, whole genome shotgun sequence includes these proteins:
- the LOC107483745 gene encoding uncharacterized protein LOC107483745 isoform X1: MLTVVIFSMETITLGDKRIGIKTTVLEEKATACNMLCCYADELKEGFFPWIDQVAGTLVPLLKFYFHEEVRKVAVSAMLELLHSAKLAIEKGQSQGWDASYLKFLSDSIIPVLVDALHKELN, encoded by the exons ATGTTGACAGTGGTAATCTTCAG TATGGAGACCATCACTCTTGGGGACAAAAGAATTGGTATCAAAACTACTGTTCTGGAAGAAAAGGCCACAGCCTGTAACATGCTTTGCTGTTATGCTGATGAGTTGAAGGAAGGATTCTTTCCATGGATTGATCAG GTTGCAGGAACTTTAGTTCCACTTCTTAAATTTTACTTCCATGAGGAGGTTAGAAAAGTAGCCGTTTCAG CAATGCTGGAGCTATTACATTCTGCAAAGTTGGCTATTGAGAAAGGGCAATCTCAAGGTTGGGATGCATCCTATTTGAAGTTTTTGAGTGACAGTATCATCCCAGTTTTGGTGGACGCTTTACATAAG GAACTGAACTAG
- the LOC107483745 gene encoding uncharacterized protein LOC107483745 isoform X2: METITLGDKRIGIKTTVLEEKATACNMLCCYADELKEGFFPWIDQVAGTLVPLLKFYFHEEVRKVAVSAMLELLHSAKLAIEKGQSQGWDASYLKFLSDSIIPVLVDALHKELN; this comes from the exons ATGGAGACCATCACTCTTGGGGACAAAAGAATTGGTATCAAAACTACTGTTCTGGAAGAAAAGGCCACAGCCTGTAACATGCTTTGCTGTTATGCTGATGAGTTGAAGGAAGGATTCTTTCCATGGATTGATCAG GTTGCAGGAACTTTAGTTCCACTTCTTAAATTTTACTTCCATGAGGAGGTTAGAAAAGTAGCCGTTTCAG CAATGCTGGAGCTATTACATTCTGCAAAGTTGGCTATTGAGAAAGGGCAATCTCAAGGTTGGGATGCATCCTATTTGAAGTTTTTGAGTGACAGTATCATCCCAGTTTTGGTGGACGCTTTACATAAG GAACTGAACTAG